Part of the Nicotiana sylvestris chromosome 5, ASM39365v2, whole genome shotgun sequence genome is shown below.
GAATTACTTTTGCTGCTATTTTTGGATGACGTTTAACTCACACttgctgctatttttcttttgggAAGTTGAATAGAATATGAAACTATTAAAACTACTCAATTAAGTTCCATTTACATGTTATACATTAAACTATATTTCTGTATTTTGTAGGTTAGAAAAGGAGAAGTAGAACATGGTAGTTCTCACTACTATTGAAGACATTTTGCTGTTGGAATTCTTAGATACTGTGTCGTGGACATTGTTCTAGTCACATTTGCTGTTgtttatgtaacgacccgatcggtcgttttaagCTGTAGCGCGTCCTTCGGCAGTTTGGgtccatgagcagcttcacttcgagtgttatgacttgtacgcatggtcagaattgaattccggggaattcggagttgatttggaaagtgaATTCTCATTTCAAAatctttaagttgaaagaattgactaagattggatttcagagtaaacgacctcggaatcgcgATCTAAAGTTCCAGtagattcgtatgatgatttcggtcttgggcgtatgcccgaatcgggttttggatgacccggaagCGTTTTGGCgcttattgtggaagttagcattttggaagaaattttataagtttgggttgaagtgcatttcagtgttatcgatatcCGTTTAGGATTCTGAGTCTAGGAGTagttccgtatggtgattctggtgttgggagcgcgatcggaagtgaattcggaccatgcttagcataacactttattatattatttgaccctactaagtatcaagtcgacctctcgtctctacttcttcgagattagatgtgATACTTACTGGGGACacattgtttatgtactcatactacgcttatgtatttaattgtacatgatctgAGGAAGGTACATCTGGCTACCAGTCTGGTGCGCATTCTTGATCGTAGTCCGAGATTCCACGGTGAGTTGCTCCCTTCCTATGCCGTTCAGcagcatgatggagtctctctttacttttggctgtctattctattccagacagtaggatagatttattcttttgtatattctactagatgccaacatacttgtgacaccacgttttggcacacacattggtagactattcttttgggattgtataattatttttgtacgttactaattatcacttgttttaaatcaAAATTAAGAAATTGTTGTAACTGTTTTAGTAAAGTAAAACTAGAACTTATTAATATTTTTGCGTTGGCTTGTCTGACAATGGTgtcgggcgccatcatgacctataatggaattgggtcgtgacaactaaaGACACAATGCATCTTATATATCGATCTTGGTTACTTATGGCTTTTTATATAATAGAGTGGTTACCATTTATTACAGCTATGAATTTGCAAGTACTTCTTAATTAATGAAATTTGTTATAAACGTATTCTATAATTAGTTGCTATCTGGTTCAGTTTAAATTGCGCGAACCCACATATtaattgttagggatatagtagactAAAAGACAGAAATTAGACTAAAAGACATGTTGCATCTTCCCTTAACAATGACATTAGACTAAAACTTATAATAATTGTAATAGTTATAATATTACTTATgagcaagaagtcatggataacaGACTGCTGCTAACTCCTTATTGTGAGCTCAGGAGTAGCACCAACTTCTACCAAAGACGGCACACATGCAATGATTCTTGTGGCCAAATTTCATTAGCCATAGCAGGTACATGATTCTCATAAGCCGAGTTATGTACGCCAATAGCAGCCCTGTGTGAAGGATCAAGGTTCTTTGACCAAGAAGCATCCCACTCAACTGCTTTAGCACACGCCACACTCGCTCCTCCAGGAACGGTTAGCCCAGCTGAATTTTGCAGAACCAAAAATGGCAGAGGAACATGGTTAAAAGTAAATCTCTAATTTAGCATTATTATTTTCAATGCATTATTATTTGAATAAAAAACTCTGACTATGTGAGCTTACTCACTTTATCGGAAGGTTGCAAGGTCGACAACAAACGTAAATTAGCCCATTTATCATGAAACCCCACAATACAAAATATTATCTGAACAAAGTACCTGTGGGAAGAAGCGCTCGAAAATCATCCTATAGTAGTATGCTTCTTTTGTAATCGGGGTGTTATGAGGGAATATATGTGAAGCATTTAGCATCATCCTATCCGTCACCTATTAAAGAAAAAAATTTGTTTCCTAGACAGCTTTAAAACAAACAAGCATTGAAAGATAAATAAGAGCAATAAAAAGTTGTTGATAAGTCATTGAAACACATTTGAGTCCATCTATCCAACTATAGCCCACACCATCACTACATTGTTCtttctgcctatacagaaagtgCTGCAAGGAATGTAATGAATCAATTGTTAGTTTGATTAACAATATAACTTTCGAAATCACTTGCAAATCAGTTTGAAATGGCGATTTAGTACACTTTTGGGAGATAGGGATGCTCCTCATCATAAAAGGCTCTCCTTTAGAGCCCACTTCTCAATCCTCCTTTTGCTCTGGTTTAATCTGAAATGGATAAAATACAAGGTTTTACGGACAGTTGATCGTTTATTCTATCAACATTTGGGGGTCAACAACTTACGAACTTCCACTCTGGATCAATACTGATGGCAACGTTAATGAACTTCCACTCTGCATTTTACTTCTTCGATTAGGGATCCAAACAATTTCTCTTTAATCGAAATTTGATTTCCTTTCACGACTCACTGAATAGGGATCCTATCTTCAACATTATAGAGGTGGGATTTGTAGGGATTTTGGGAGAAAGGAGGTTGAGTATGATaggaaattttgaagaaaagggGTCGACGGttgaagagaaagagagagagttcGTTATTTTTAACTGGGTTTTGATGGGGTAAAACTCTGTTATTATTAACCCAAGCAGACGCTCATATCCGTTAGTTTTGCAAACTCTGTTACGGGGTAGATTAAAATTGTACACTTTTACAAAGATAAGGAATATTTTATATTTAATAGTATAGATAAAGAATAAAAATAATCCTACAGGCATAGTTAAGGGATTTTCTAAGTCTTTTCctctgattaattacatatttagTAACTCCAGTAAATAGTCAGTTAAAGGTTAAATATATTTATGGAATACCACAATGACCAAAAAACAATATTCTGGTACGTGTGTACGTGTGTGTAGGATTCTTGGTTAAGTTTTAAGAATTTACCCAAAATGTCCAACTAGTATTGAAAGCAAGCCAATAAAAAGCTGTAGATTACCGAAGAAGGCTCTCTTAAAACCCTCTTCCTATATAAACCCCTACTCACACTCCAATTTCGATTCACTTTCGCCCCCTTTTACTTCACTCCTCTCCGCCCTTCCCATTCTCTTCCCCTTCGCTCCCTTTGCCTTCTCCGGTTCGTTCCCTTTCTGGGTAAGTTCACTTTTCGatcgttttttattttattattctgttctcttttatttatataattttgTCAATTTATTGTgtgttttttttcgaaatttataTGTGGTGATTTAAGGGTTTGATATACTTCGAttagtttcttctttcttctgtgttcttttatttgttgttatATACATTGTTGCTGATTTATTTTTCTGACTTTATTGTGTTTTTTTTAGGTCGAGGTTTAGGGTTTTTCAATCTAGGGTTTGATGACTCCTCTTATTTTCCTGTTATTTTCTGATCTCTTGTTGTGCCGATTATTTTTTTATCTGTCGTGGTGCCGATTGTTTTCCTTTCTAGTATTGTCTATTTCTGTCTTTTAGGCTAGTGAAATTTTAGTTGTGCTCATCTGTACGGGTCAGCGTTTAAGTTTGACCATTAGGGCTTAAATTGTGAAGTGGATTCAGTTCACAAACATTTCATGCTGCAATCTCACTTTAGTATTTAATGGTctccagaggcggatccaggatttaaacgTTATGGGTTCAGATTTGTAATTATACCACCTCCATCTAATATACTGGAAGTTATGGGTTCAGATTTCGAACTTGTTGAGGAAAAAAATGGAACTTTAACACTAGACTATGACAGCTTGACCATATACTTTTGTGAAGATCAGTGTTTGCTCAGTTGTTTTATTGTCATCTTCGTGTTTGTCAATCTGGTGTTCTATTGTTTTTGAAAACTATTTTGTTTGTGCTGGTTATTGAGATATTTTCCTTTCCCTCGGTGGTGATCAACTGGTGGAGCTTCTGTTAAATTGGTattatttggtttgatttgggagGCTGATGATTTTGTGAATAACAGGTTTTTGAATTGTGCACCAGATGTCTGTTGGTTCCAGCAAGAAACATCAGTTTTTTGTAAGGGGTGCATTCCTTTTCATGAACCGCGGAAGGCTGTGGTGTGCAGGAAAGATCTTGTTTCGGCATTGGACTTGACAACAGTTGAGGATTTTTGTGGTGGGGGGTTGGAGGCTCTGGTGTATTTGCACATAGCTCTTTTAAGTTTATTGCCACCATTAATTTTACTCTAGTTTTTACTCCGCGAAGCCCTTTTGGGGCTGGTTCATTTCATTTAGTTTGGCCCTTTTTTTTTCCTGGTTATTTTAATGGCGAGGCTTCCGCCTGGGTTTCGCTTTCACCCAACTGATGTTGAGCTGATTATGTACTATCTCAAGCGGAAGATCATGGGGAAACAACTTCATTTTGAAGCCATAACGGAACTCAACATCTACAAGTTCTCCCCGTGGGACCTTCCAGGTATCTGTTTATTGTTTTTATTGAAGAATTTGTTAAAATATTGCATTCTTCTAAACTTGGTTTACCTAAGAATATACGAACCCCTTACCTCTGGCGCACATTCTGCTTCCAAGTTTCTCTATGGAGCCTTTATTCTGTAGTTGCATACTGTGTACTTCCACCAAAAGGGTGTcctttcttcatttctttttatATGGAAAAGCAACAACTTTTACTTGAAAAGAATCTAGAGGAATCCCATACATAATGAAGGTTGTAAATGTTCTACACTTGAAAATCATATACGTAATGTGCTATGTTGTCTATATGCTGTTCTTCAGAGAAAAAATAGTGCTTTGAGAAAGAACAAGCATCAGTTTGGTTAATGAAATTTCTACTTATGGGATAGTTTTAGCTGCTTTGAATCTCTAAAAGCGGCATTTGGAAGCCGTAGTGATAAAAGCCTATCTTTTCCTTTCTGTTTCATTATTTAACTTCCCAAGTTGTTACTTCTTTCAGTCAAAATCTCTAGCATTTGGACAGTACCTTTTTGGGGGACTGAAGTAGTATGTTTATTTCAAGTCTGGttaatgattttatttgtctttgtTCAACTTTGCATAATGTTTTAATATCTTCTTGCAGACAAATGTTGCTATAAGAGTAAAGATCTGGAATGGTATTTCTTTTGCCCAAGGGAGAGAAAGTATGCAAGTGGAGCCAGAATGAATCGTGCTACTGAAACTGGCTACTGGAAAACTACTGGGAAAGATAGATCCATTACTTATGACGAAAAGATTGTTGGATCAGTTAAAACTCTTGTGTTCCACCAAGGCCATCCCCCACGAGGGCAGAGAACTGATTGGGTTATTCACGAATACAAGTTTGAAGATAAAGGATTGGCTGATGCAGGATTTGCTCAGGTACTTCTATCTATCTTTGCTAAAATAGTACCTAATTTTTATTGATGCTctttcttcttttgcttgtatCAGTAGCCAATGGGTGCCCCTTGCAGTATTCTCTCCCCCTTTTCTGCTTGCACTTACTTTACTGTAATTTAATCTAGTGCCTGTTTGTGAGAACCCTGATTAAAACATCGTGCTAAACGGATCATGTTCTCTCATTCTCGGAATTAATGTTTCTGGGATACTATTTAGACGATATATTCCTTAGCACCTAGTCCCCTACTATCTTGTTGATCTGTATTATTATCTTCTAgcaattatttttcttaatttgaaATTTCCTGGAGGTGGTTGACAGGTTATAGATCCTTGGTTTTCCTTAAATGAAAGCATACCAAGATAGACTCTCCTATTCTTTTGGAAGCTTTAATTTCTTAAAGATTGCATCTGTTTCTCATTGATCCTTCACTTGTGATCATGGAGAACAATGTCGATGGCACTATGCTTGTATAGATTTGGATCAGAAAAAGTAATGAATTGGTAGGTCTAGGTCCTTGGTTTTCCTTAACTGTGATCTTGCACACCAAGTCTTTCTTTTCTCATATTTTTGAGGCCTTTAATTTCTTTTACAGGTCAAATCTGTTTTTCAAGTTTTGTCATGGCACATGGTTCCTATGCTTGTATGGTAGATAGGAAATTTGGGAAAGTTATGCAACTCAGGTGGAAACATATTGCATACTGCTCTCTTGTTTGAAGATTGCGCGACGTCAAGCATTTTCTTTCCATCTTctatcttcaatttcttcagCCTATGTTAAAAAAGACTTTGAAAATTCAAGTTCCTCATTCTATAATATAATTTAGCCTATCATAATCTTTATAAAAACAAATTATCAGCCAATCTTAGCTCTGCTGGGCTCTTTGTAGGGATCCAACGGTTTAAGACTCGAGTTAGATATTGGTGTCTGGATTTATTGTGTTCTCTATATTACTGTGGGTCTAGGTACAGCAGTctcatctttccttttttttttgtgtgtgtaaaTTTTAGAACTTATTATTCATCAAAGCCTTGTTTTGTAGGATTCATATGTGCTATGTAAAGTATTCCAGAAGAGTGGGCCAGGTCCAAAAAATGGTGCACAGTATGGAGCACCTTTTAAGGAGGCAGATTGGGAAGACGATGAAATTCCTGCTGAACCTTGTACATCAGATGTTTTATGTGCTCCACCTCAAAGGCCTGACAATAAGAACTACTCAATTGAGACCAGCATGATTAACCCAGGAAGCACATCTGGCTGGCCTTCAAGTCAACGGAGTCTGAGTCTATCTTCTATTCAGAGAATGCCTTTGGATGAGCCAAATATTGAGGTGCCAGGTGAACCACGTCCATCCAATGTATCTCCTATCAATTGGATGCCTTCCGATAAGCTAGGTGATGTGGGGGTGACTGGTGAATCGAGCCCATCCAATATTTTTTCTGCTCTGCCTGTGCTACCTGAAAAACAGAGTTTAATTGATACCAGCATGATTAACAGTGGTCCAGGTCCATCTAATACCCGGCTTTGTACTAATAAGATGCCTCTGGATGAGCAAGATGATGAGATCATTGGTCTATTAGCCCATTTCACAGAAGATACTACTTTGCTATCTGCTGGCAATGAGAATAATCAGGTGGGTATGCTTTAGTGCTGTTATAGCATAGCTACTTCTACAACATTTATTGTATTTTTGGAACTTGTTTTTATGTAATGTGTGTTGACCATTATTCCTTTCTTTTTTCTAACAGAATCTAGAGAATTTTAACCCAGATATGAATGCTCTACCTGATCCTTTTGCTGATGGGAATGATATTTTCGACGGCCTTGGTAACATTGAGAGCTGGGAAGGGCTGGGTCAATCGAGATCTGATCTCTCTGCAAACTGGCGAGCCAATTATAGTCTTAACCCCATGATTCTGCCAGAAGATGCTGCCTATATGGAGCTCAATGATCTTGAAATCCCTTTGGATCACTCTGCAGGAACCATCGAAACTGGACGATTAGCGCTGAGCAACCTCTGTGCGCCATATAAATCTAACATTGATGTGCAGGAGTTCTGTTTTGGAAACAATTCCTTGGGCATAAATCAAGACTTCTGCGAAAATCAGCTCCCGATGCTCCCTGAAAGTTACACTCAACAAGTGAATTATTCTGACATGGTGATACCTTGTTCTTCTTGTGTTGAACTGAAGTTATCTTTTCGCTTTCGTTTCCCATATCTTACTAATTGATTTCGTTAATTGCAGGTTTATAATTATTATCAGAATAACGTAAGTCAGGGTTATAATGCTGCGACCAACTTCAGTGTTAGCTCTTACAAGCAACCAAAGGAGAATAGTAGACTCGCTGCTCAAAACATGGAAAGAGGTAGATCTCATTATTTCTGATGACAATTCTCGTCGGTGGTACAAGCTTTCATGTTCGATCTGTTTGTCTACATAAATGCGTTTGTGGAAAGCAAATGAGAAATTGGATACTCTTGGTGGAAAATAGCGTATTTATTCAATATTGAGAGGCcactgtaggatataaattgtGACTGGTTTTACATTGGTCTTTTGGTCATGTAATCGATGTGACCTGTCTTGGCTGTTAGAAGGGTAGGGGGAAAAGCTTCTTTTTCTCTGTATTTTCAGTTTTAGGTGATTTGATCATCTTACAGTGTAGAGACTGCAGCATCTATGACGAGGTTACATAAAACCTCTTCTAATTTATGGTCAGTGGGGCTGCAGGTACATGCTGCAGTCTATGATGTGTTCTCGGTTGTTTTACATGGGGTTctcattttccttgtttgttttgTCATCTTGTCTTCAGGGGTGCAGCAAAGAAAGTTTTATTTGAGCATATTTGCTCTTTGTGGTGGCTCCTTGATACTTGTCAAGGCTGAGGTGATTCTTGGGATTGATGGATGCACTAACGACGCCTTGTCAGTTATACTGGGAGATGTGTTTTATTCGAGCATATTTGCTCTTTGTGGTGGCTCCTTCATATTTGTCAAGGCTGAGGTGACTCTTGAGATTGATGGATGCACTGACGAAGCCTTGTCAGTTATACTGGGAGGTCCTTCTTGTGTTTTTACCTGT
Proteins encoded:
- the LOC104214104 gene encoding NAC domain-containing protein 82-like yields the protein MARLPPGFRFHPTDVELIMYYLKRKIMGKQLHFEAITELNIYKFSPWDLPDKCCYKSKDLEWYFFCPRERKYASGARMNRATETGYWKTTGKDRSITYDEKIVGSVKTLVFHQGHPPRGQRTDWVIHEYKFEDKGLADAGFAQDSYVLCKVFQKSGPGPKNGAQYGAPFKEADWEDDEIPAEPCTSDVLCAPPQRPDNKNYSIETSMINPGSTSGWPSSQRSLSLSSIQRMPLDEPNIEVPGEPRPSNVSPINWMPSDKLGDVGVTGESSPSNIFSALPVLPEKQSLIDTSMINSGPGPSNTRLCTNKMPLDEQDDEIIGLLAHFTEDTTLLSAGNENNQNLENFNPDMNALPDPFADGNDIFDGLGNIESWEGLGQSRSDLSANWRANYSLNPMILPEDAAYMELNDLEIPLDHSAGTIETGRLALSNLCAPYKSNIDVQEFCFGNNSLGINQDFCENQLPMLPESYTQQVNYSDMVYNYYQNNVSQGYNAATNFSVSSYKQPKENSRLAAQNMERGVQQRKFYLSIFALCGGSLILVKAEVILGIDGCTNDALSVILGDVFYSSIFALCGGSFIFVKAEVTLEIDGCTDEALSVILGGPSCVFTCQSNVVKADISIQVLEPLRFGFSLALCFSHLKKLWYNLFWEFYEFIFLKILLNQLQVIIQVVVVSSSFPS